A single genomic interval of Acidovorax sp. 1608163 harbors:
- a CDS encoding alpha/beta fold hydrolase → MYQALKPSRSSTLALRHLNYHVRHWGPDTSPLPTLVLLHGWMDVSASYQFTVDALQRERRIIAPDWRGFGLTTGAPVDHYVFADYLADLDLLLDHYAPGEAVDLVGHSMGGNVAMMYAGVRPQRIRRLVNLEGFGMPATRPEQAPRRYGQWIDEIKQLHQGDVALKSYDSQDGVASRLMKTNPRLSEDKAQWLAGHWARPNAQGQWAILGDPAHKISSAQLYRLDEALALYQHITAPVLAVEASDDSLGQWWKGKYSLAEYHQRLTHVRDARTAVVQDAGHMLHHDQPQQVAQLMEQFLDAA, encoded by the coding sequence ATGTACCAAGCCCTGAAACCCTCGCGCAGCAGCACACTGGCCCTGCGCCACCTGAACTACCACGTCCGCCACTGGGGGCCCGACACCAGTCCGCTGCCCACGCTGGTGCTGCTGCACGGGTGGATGGACGTGAGCGCGTCGTACCAGTTCACGGTGGACGCGCTGCAGCGCGAGCGCCGCATCATCGCGCCCGACTGGCGCGGCTTTGGCCTGACCACCGGCGCGCCGGTAGACCACTATGTGTTTGCCGACTACCTGGCCGACCTGGACCTGCTGCTAGACCATTACGCCCCCGGCGAAGCCGTGGACCTGGTGGGTCACAGCATGGGTGGCAACGTGGCCATGATGTATGCGGGTGTGCGGCCGCAGCGCATTCGCCGTCTCGTCAACCTGGAAGGCTTTGGCATGCCCGCCACGCGGCCCGAACAAGCACCCCGGCGCTACGGGCAATGGATCGACGAGATCAAGCAACTGCACCAGGGCGATGTGGCCCTGAAAAGCTACGACAGCCAGGACGGCGTGGCCAGCCGCCTGATGAAAACCAACCCGCGCCTGTCCGAAGACAAGGCCCAATGGCTGGCGGGCCACTGGGCACGGCCCAATGCCCAGGGCCAGTGGGCCATCCTGGGCGACCCGGCCCACAAGATCTCCAGCGCCCAGCTGTACCGCCTGGACGAGGCGCTGGCCCTCTACCAGCACATCACCGCCCCCGTGCTGGCTGTGGAGGCCAGCGACGACAGCCTGGGCCAGTGGTGGAAAGGCAAATACAGCCTGGCCGAATACCACCAGCGCCTGACCCATGTGCGCGACGCGCGCACCGCCGTCGTGCAGGACGCCGGGCACATGCTGCACCACGACCAGCCGCAGCAAGTGGCACAGCTCATGGAGCAGTTTCTGGACGCCGCCTGA
- a CDS encoding AraC family transcriptional regulator, protein MLLQPALSLDLSALQRRPVFTSCARVDSHDLVAREFSDHGLKWCSGAVDTALSKVRIRQLQVFLLQYGAEVEIRPRPFDDFVLVHLSLSGVAEMVSDGVPIRLPAGAAALIAPRRNLHMRWQQGARQLILKVPCPLLRAWAPESLVNDTRFVHPLVPLSAVQGQQWHFLMQSLLHVSQQPVESTAHARWVDHMESNVALFLASCAQALPVPKPGREQGCGEPAVPQTGLPAGHGSLSDAGRLDRLDAYLHSRLSAPVALEDLARAAGVSVRGLNQLCQRHHGTSPMALLRNRRLDAVRARLLQQPSPCVTDAALEFGFGHLGRFSSYYRERFGELPSQTAGG, encoded by the coding sequence ATGCTGCTTCAGCCCGCCCTGTCTCTGGACCTGTCCGCCCTGCAGCGGCGGCCGGTGTTCACGTCGTGCGCGCGGGTGGATTCGCATGACCTGGTCGCCCGCGAGTTCTCAGACCATGGTCTGAAGTGGTGCAGCGGGGCGGTGGACACCGCGCTGTCCAAGGTCCGCATCCGCCAGTTGCAGGTGTTCCTGCTGCAATACGGTGCGGAGGTCGAGATCCGCCCGCGCCCATTCGATGACTTCGTGCTGGTGCACCTGTCGCTCTCGGGCGTGGCCGAGATGGTGTCCGACGGGGTGCCCATTCGCCTGCCCGCCGGTGCCGCCGCGTTGATTGCGCCCCGGCGCAACCTGCACATGCGCTGGCAGCAGGGTGCGCGCCAGCTCATCCTGAAGGTGCCTTGCCCACTGCTGCGGGCCTGGGCGCCCGAGTCGCTGGTCAACGACACGCGCTTTGTGCACCCGCTGGTGCCCTTATCGGCCGTGCAGGGGCAGCAGTGGCACTTTCTCATGCAGTCGCTGCTGCACGTCAGCCAGCAGCCGGTAGAAAGCACCGCGCATGCCCGCTGGGTGGACCACATGGAGAGCAATGTGGCGCTGTTCCTGGCATCGTGCGCCCAGGCCCTGCCTGTGCCTAAGCCGGGTCGTGAGCAGGGCTGTGGCGAGCCCGCAGTACCGCAGACGGGGCTGCCAGCCGGCCACGGCAGCCTGAGCGATGCAGGGCGGCTGGACCGGCTGGACGCCTACCTGCACAGCCGCCTGAGTGCGCCCGTGGCGCTGGAAGACCTGGCCCGTGCGGCCGGGGTGAGTGTGCGGGGCCTGAACCAGCTGTGCCAGCGCCACCACGGCACATCGCCCATGGCGCTGCTGCGCAACCGGCGCCTGGATGCCGTGCGTGCGCGGCTGTTGCAGCAGCCCAGCCCGTGCGTGACCGATGCAGCGCTGGAGTTTGGCTTTGGCCACCTGGGGCGCTTTTCCAGCTACTACCGCGAGCGCTTTGGCGAGCTGCCCAGCCAGACGGCGGGCGGGTAG
- the andAc gene encoding anthranilate 1,2-dioxygenase large subunit AndAc, with the protein MSDIPVVPVIPIAPPASLKAQRLVHFPQPDGSSVPYSVFSSQEVFDREQERIFRGPVWSFLGLEAEIPNVGDFKSTFIGDTPVVVTRTPEGLACWVNRCAHRGAMVCREKRGNAASHTCVYHQWSFAANGDLQGVPFRRGQKGMVGMPKDFKPEEHNLHKLRVDSYKGLLFATFSDQTPPLPDYLGEQMRPWIDRIFHKPIVYLGCTRQYSKSNWKLYFENVKDPYHASLLHLFHTTFNIFRVGMKARSIPDATHGLHSIITVTKPEVDTDTAAAYSAQNIRSMDEGFALEEPALLGQIKEFEEMTTNHIQPIFPQLVVQQIHNTLVARQLLAKGPSNFELVFHFFGYEDDTPELRELRLLQANLVGPAGYISMEDTEATELVQRGTARDGDKHSYIAMAREAPEQQDTVITENLIRRFWVGYQKLMGY; encoded by the coding sequence ATGTCCGACATCCCCGTGGTCCCTGTGATTCCCATTGCGCCACCCGCATCGCTCAAGGCGCAGCGGCTGGTGCATTTCCCGCAGCCCGACGGCTCCAGCGTGCCCTACAGCGTCTTCAGTTCGCAAGAGGTGTTCGACCGCGAGCAAGAGCGCATCTTTCGCGGCCCGGTGTGGAGCTTTCTGGGCCTGGAGGCCGAGATCCCCAACGTGGGCGACTTCAAGTCCACCTTCATCGGCGATACGCCCGTGGTGGTCACCCGCACCCCCGAGGGCCTGGCCTGCTGGGTCAACCGCTGCGCGCACCGGGGGGCCATGGTGTGCCGTGAAAAGCGCGGCAACGCCGCCAGCCACACCTGCGTGTACCACCAGTGGAGCTTTGCGGCCAATGGCGACTTGCAGGGTGTGCCGTTTCGCCGGGGCCAAAAGGGCATGGTCGGCATGCCCAAAGACTTCAAGCCCGAAGAGCACAACCTGCACAAGCTGCGCGTGGACAGCTACAAGGGCCTGCTGTTTGCCACCTTCAGCGACCAAACCCCGCCGCTGCCCGACTACCTGGGCGAGCAGATGCGCCCCTGGATCGACCGCATCTTCCACAAGCCCATCGTCTACCTGGGCTGCACGCGGCAATACTCCAAGTCGAACTGGAAGCTGTACTTCGAGAACGTGAAGGACCCCTACCACGCGAGCCTGCTGCACCTGTTCCACACCACGTTCAACATCTTTCGCGTGGGCATGAAGGCGCGCTCCATTCCCGATGCCACGCACGGCCTGCACAGCATCATCACCGTGACCAAGCCCGAGGTGGACACCGACACGGCGGCGGCCTACAGCGCGCAGAACATCCGCTCGATGGACGAAGGCTTTGCGCTCGAAGAACCGGCCCTGCTGGGGCAGATCAAAGAGTTTGAAGAGATGACCACTAACCACATCCAGCCCATCTTTCCGCAGCTGGTGGTGCAGCAGATCCACAACACGCTGGTGGCCCGCCAGTTGCTGGCCAAAGGGCCCAGCAACTTTGAGCTGGTGTTCCATTTCTTCGGCTACGAAGACGACACGCCCGAGCTGCGCGAACTGCGCCTGTTGCAGGCCAACCTGGTGGGGCCTGCGGGCTACATCTCGATGGAAGACACCGAGGCCACCGAACTGGTGCAGCGCGGCACCGCGCGCGATGGCGACAAGCACTCCTACATCGCCATGGCGCGCGAGGCCCCCGAGCAGCAAGACACCGTGATCACCGAAAACCTGATCCGCCGCTTTTGGGTGGGCTACCAAAAGCTCATGGGCTATTGA
- the andAd gene encoding anthranilate 1,2-dioxygenase small subunit AndAd, with amino-acid sequence MNQHQQPQQRLPLWTELLELQHRYVHALDNNRIEDWPGFFVEDCRYEIIPKENFDAGLPAPIVYCRNAGMLRDRVLSLRNANIFEDHVYRHATSGLVITAVEEGVVHTQSSYIVVITGQAGDSSVYQAGTYLDEVVQHEGEWRYRSKRVIYDTLRVPTLLATPI; translated from the coding sequence ATGAACCAACATCAACAACCACAACAACGACTGCCGCTGTGGACCGAGCTGCTGGAGCTGCAGCACCGCTACGTGCACGCGCTGGACAACAACCGGATCGAAGACTGGCCCGGCTTCTTTGTCGAAGACTGCCGCTACGAAATCATCCCCAAAGAGAACTTCGACGCAGGCCTGCCCGCGCCCATTGTGTATTGCCGCAACGCCGGCATGCTGCGCGACCGCGTGCTCTCGCTGCGCAACGCCAACATCTTTGAAGACCATGTGTACCGCCACGCCACCTCGGGCCTGGTCATCACGGCGGTGGAGGAGGGCGTGGTGCACACCCAGTCCAGCTACATCGTCGTCATCACCGGCCAGGCGGGCGATTCGAGCGTGTACCAGGCGGGCACTTACCTGGACGAGGTGGTGCAGCACGAGGGCGAGTGGCGCTACCGCAGCAAGCGCGTCATCTACGACACCTTGCGCGTTCCCACCCTGTTGGCCACCCCTATTTGA
- the andAb gene encoding anthranilate 1,2-dioxygenase ferredoxin subunit AndAb has protein sequence MHTESETLSPLTLLAQAAAAAQSWHDVGEPDDFPDGAVWPVVAGGLPVAVFRQGEGLYALHDLCTHGAAKLSDGWVEDGCVECPLHQGTFDIRTGAPCKAPVTEAVRTFPVRVVAGRVEVGL, from the coding sequence ATGCACACAGAATCCGAAACCCTGAGCCCTTTGACCCTGCTGGCCCAAGCCGCCGCCGCTGCCCAAAGCTGGCACGACGTGGGCGAGCCCGATGACTTTCCGGACGGCGCCGTCTGGCCCGTGGTAGCGGGCGGTCTGCCGGTGGCCGTGTTCCGGCAGGGAGAAGGGCTGTACGCCCTGCACGACCTGTGCACCCACGGCGCGGCCAAATTGTCCGATGGCTGGGTCGAAGACGGCTGCGTGGAATGCCCCTTGCATCAGGGCACCTTTGACATCCGCACGGGTGCCCCTTGCAAGGCCCCTGTCACCGAAGCGGTGCGTACTTTCCCGGTGCGCGTGGTGGCGGGCAGGGTCGAAGTAGGGCTGTAG
- a CDS encoding ABC transporter substrate-binding protein: MAPTFRPFSGPALRRAAQLTLLAALATSACLSAQAQGTAAAPIKVGIALDVSGPFAGPGAEARDGFALAIKQLGSKLGGQPAQFIQTDMAGSPDQAKQLVDRYVQREKIDLFTGPIASNVALAVAPTLFAAKVPYLSSNAGPSQLAGAQCNAYFFGTAYQNDQFHEAAGQFAADQKFGRMVLIAPNYPAGKDSLTGFKRKFKGQVADEIFTKVGQIDYATELAQLRAAKPDAVYFFLPGAMGINFIKQFVGAGLSKDITLVTSGFSADEDVITAVGEPMLGLFNTTHWAHDLDNAANKAFVAAFRKEYAGRTPSLYAAQAFDAIMAMDAAVKAAGGKASDKDALIKALAKAQYPSVRGNFRYANNHYPVQNFYLRTVGKNAEGRITNKTIRTVLENYGDAYSAQCGLK, encoded by the coding sequence ATGGCCCCCACATTTCGCCCTTTCTCCGGACCTGCCCTGCGCCGCGCTGCGCAACTGACCCTGCTGGCGGCGCTGGCCACCAGCGCTTGCTTGTCGGCCCAGGCCCAGGGAACGGCCGCCGCGCCCATCAAGGTCGGGATTGCGCTGGATGTGTCAGGCCCCTTTGCTGGCCCCGGTGCCGAGGCGCGCGATGGGTTTGCGCTGGCCATCAAGCAGCTGGGCAGCAAGCTGGGCGGGCAGCCCGCACAGTTCATCCAGACCGACATGGCGGGCAGCCCTGACCAGGCGAAGCAGCTGGTGGATCGCTACGTGCAGCGCGAAAAAATCGACCTGTTCACCGGCCCCATTGCGAGCAACGTGGCCCTGGCCGTGGCCCCCACCTTGTTTGCGGCCAAGGTGCCTTACCTGTCGAGCAATGCAGGCCCGAGCCAACTGGCGGGTGCGCAGTGCAACGCCTACTTCTTTGGCACGGCTTACCAGAACGACCAGTTCCACGAGGCCGCAGGCCAGTTTGCCGCCGACCAGAAGTTTGGCCGCATGGTGCTGATCGCCCCCAACTACCCAGCGGGCAAGGATTCGCTGACTGGCTTTAAGCGCAAGTTCAAGGGCCAGGTGGCCGACGAGATCTTCACCAAGGTGGGGCAGATCGACTACGCCACCGAACTGGCCCAGCTGCGCGCCGCCAAGCCCGATGCGGTGTACTTCTTCCTGCCCGGTGCCATGGGCATCAACTTCATCAAGCAGTTTGTGGGGGCGGGCCTGTCCAAGGACATCACGCTGGTCACCAGCGGCTTCTCGGCCGACGAAGACGTGATCACCGCCGTGGGCGAGCCCATGCTGGGCCTGTTCAACACCACCCACTGGGCACACGACCTGGACAACGCCGCCAACAAGGCCTTCGTGGCGGCTTTCCGCAAGGAATACGCGGGCCGCACGCCCTCGCTGTACGCCGCGCAGGCGTTTGACGCCATTATGGCCATGGACGCTGCCGTCAAGGCCGCAGGTGGTAAGGCCAGCGACAAGGACGCCTTGATCAAGGCCCTGGCCAAGGCGCAGTACCCCTCGGTGCGTGGCAATTTCCGCTACGCCAACAACCACTACCCCGTGCAGAACTTCTACCTGCGCACCGTGGGCAAGAACGCCGAAGGCCGCATCACCAACAAGACCATCCGTACCGTGCTGGAGAACTACGGCGATGCCTACTCGGCCCAGTGCGGTTTGAAGTGA
- a CDS encoding branched-chain amino acid ABC transporter permease, with protein sequence MNWILVIEQLLNGAGYGLMLFLIAAGLTLVFGIMDVMNLSHGSLFMVGAYVAATVHVHSGSFAGAVAVAVAATMLVAVLLEVTLMRRLYGRDHLAQVLATFGVILVADDAVKMVWGPSPVMAPTPAALSGPVDLFAGLPYPSYRLVVLGAGVLVAGLLYLLVNHSRVGMLVRAGASDRWMAELMGVRVKRVFSGIFVLGAALAALAGALMGPIMAVQVGMGESILIPALVVIVIGGIGSVRGAFVAALLVGLVDTMGRAFVPQLLRATLPPALAADLGPLFAEVAMYALMAAVLAFRPAGLFSARA encoded by the coding sequence ATGAACTGGATCCTCGTCATCGAGCAATTGCTCAACGGCGCGGGCTACGGGCTCATGCTGTTTTTGATTGCGGCGGGGCTCACGCTGGTCTTCGGGATCATGGACGTGATGAACCTCTCGCACGGCTCGCTGTTTATGGTGGGTGCCTATGTGGCGGCAACGGTGCATGTGCACAGCGGCTCGTTTGCCGGGGCGGTAGCGGTGGCCGTGGCGGCCACCATGCTGGTGGCGGTGCTGCTGGAGGTGACGCTGATGCGCCGCCTGTACGGGCGCGACCACCTGGCCCAGGTGCTGGCCACGTTTGGCGTGATTTTGGTGGCCGACGATGCGGTGAAGATGGTGTGGGGCCCCTCGCCCGTGATGGCGCCCACGCCCGCTGCGCTCTCTGGCCCGGTGGATCTGTTCGCCGGGCTGCCATATCCCTCGTACCGCCTGGTGGTGCTGGGTGCGGGTGTGCTAGTGGCGGGGCTGCTGTACCTGCTGGTCAACCACAGCCGCGTGGGCATGCTGGTGCGCGCGGGTGCTTCAGACCGCTGGATGGCCGAGCTGATGGGCGTGCGCGTCAAGCGCGTGTTCAGCGGCATTTTTGTGCTGGGCGCTGCGCTGGCGGCGCTGGCGGGCGCGCTCATGGGGCCCATCATGGCGGTGCAGGTGGGCATGGGTGAATCCATCCTTATCCCGGCGCTGGTGGTCATTGTCATTGGGGGCATTGGCTCGGTGCGCGGCGCCTTTGTGGCCGCGCTGCTGGTGGGGCTGGTGGACACCATGGGCCGCGCCTTTGTGCCGCAGCTGTTGCGTGCCACCTTGCCCCCCGCGCTGGCGGCAGACCTGGGCCCGCTGTTTGCCGAGGTGGCCATGTATGCCCTGATGGCTGCCGTGCTGGCCTTTCGCCCTGCGGGGCTTTTCTCTGCAAGGGCCTGA
- a CDS encoding branched-chain amino acid ABC transporter permease, whose product MSDVPMNSAAVAAPGAAAPRWLGVALPLALLIALAVFPPIASAMGLDFYIGFVRRVLVVALAAASLNFIMGFGGMVALGHAGFMGVGAYAVVVLSDAGVGSAWGMWAAAMGVAALAALLIGAVSLRTKGVYFIMITLAFAQMLYYVFVSLRSYGGDDGYTLMARPALGGGLNSADESTLYWVVLALVAAVLWWMDRATKSRFGVALAGIRDNETRMRALGYPVYALQLTAFVLAGAIAGLAGALLAMGNGFVSPSMMHWTQSATLIVMVVIGGLGRRWGGPLGAAVWLVLEEVLKLNTHYWHMPLGLLLIATALYAPQGLAAWGGLRGLRQLREGSKP is encoded by the coding sequence ATGTCGGACGTACCGATGAACTCTGCTGCCGTAGCGGCCCCGGGCGCAGCCGCACCGCGATGGCTGGGGGTGGCATTGCCGCTGGCCCTGTTGATAGCGCTGGCCGTGTTTCCGCCCATCGCATCTGCCATGGGGCTGGACTTCTACATCGGCTTTGTGCGCCGCGTGCTGGTGGTGGCGCTGGCCGCCGCGAGCCTGAACTTCATCATGGGCTTTGGCGGCATGGTGGCACTGGGCCATGCGGGGTTCATGGGCGTGGGGGCCTATGCAGTGGTGGTGCTCAGCGATGCCGGGGTGGGCTCGGCCTGGGGGATGTGGGCGGCGGCCATGGGGGTTGCCGCGCTGGCGGCCCTGTTGATTGGTGCGGTATCACTGCGCACCAAGGGCGTTTACTTCATCATGATCACGCTGGCTTTTGCGCAAATGCTGTACTACGTGTTCGTGTCGCTGCGCAGCTACGGCGGTGACGATGGCTACACGCTGATGGCGCGGCCCGCGCTGGGCGGGGGGCTGAACAGCGCCGATGAGTCCACGCTGTACTGGGTGGTGCTGGCGCTGGTGGCTGCGGTGCTGTGGTGGATGGACCGGGCCACCAAGTCGCGCTTTGGCGTGGCGCTGGCGGGCATCCGCGACAACGAGACCCGCATGCGGGCGCTGGGCTACCCGGTGTACGCATTGCAGCTCACCGCCTTTGTGCTGGCCGGGGCCATTGCGGGCCTGGCCGGGGCGCTGCTGGCCATGGGCAATGGCTTTGTGAGCCCATCGATGATGCACTGGACACAATCGGCCACGCTGATCGTGATGGTGGTCATCGGCGGCCTGGGCCGCCGCTGGGGCGGGCCGCTGGGCGCTGCGGTGTGGCTGGTGCTGGAGGAGGTGCTCAAGCTCAACACCCACTACTGGCACATGCCGCTGGGCCTGCTGCTGATTGCCACGGCGTTGTATGCGCCCCAGGGGCTGGCGGCATGGGGTGGGCTGCGCGGCCTGCGCCAACTGCGCGAGGGGAGCAAGCCATGA
- a CDS encoding ABC transporter ATP-binding protein, producing the protein MSLFQVQGLVKRFGGLLATDHVSLSVQYGEIHALIGPNGAGKTTLVNQISGLLTPDEGRVVLGGVDITALPMHRRVAHGLSRCFQVTRIFPKQSVRDNLLLAVQAHSGSSFRFWQPRTQARGLYAQAEQLAERVGLQHSLNATAGALPHGAQRTLDVALALASAPKLLLLDEPMAGMGPDESQQMVQLIETLREGMAVLLIEHDMEAVFRLADRISVLVYGRVLTAGTPDEIRNHPEVQAVYLGSETLETAA; encoded by the coding sequence ATGAGCTTGTTTCAAGTGCAGGGCCTGGTCAAGCGCTTTGGCGGCCTGCTGGCCACCGACCATGTGAGCCTGTCGGTGCAGTACGGCGAAATCCATGCGCTCATTGGCCCCAACGGCGCGGGCAAGACCACGCTGGTCAACCAGATCTCGGGCCTGCTCACGCCGGACGAGGGCCGGGTGGTGCTGGGCGGTGTGGACATTACGGCACTGCCCATGCACCGGCGCGTGGCGCATGGGCTGTCGCGCTGCTTTCAGGTCACGCGCATCTTTCCAAAGCAGAGCGTGCGTGACAACCTGCTGCTGGCGGTGCAGGCGCACAGCGGCTCCAGCTTTCGGTTTTGGCAGCCACGCACCCAGGCGCGAGGCCTGTACGCCCAGGCTGAGCAACTGGCCGAGCGTGTGGGGCTGCAGCACAGCTTGAATGCCACCGCCGGTGCGCTGCCCCACGGTGCGCAGCGCACGCTGGATGTGGCGCTGGCCCTGGCCTCTGCGCCCAAATTGCTGCTGCTGGACGAGCCCATGGCGGGCATGGGGCCGGACGAGTCGCAGCAGATGGTGCAGCTGATCGAGACCCTGCGCGAGGGCATGGCCGTGCTGCTGATCGAGCACGACATGGAGGCCGTGTTCCGCCTGGCCGACCGCATCTCGGTGCTGGTGTATGGCCGGGTGCTGACGGCAGGCACGCCCGACGAGATTCGCAACCACCCCGAAGTGCAGGCCGTGTACCTGGGCTCCGAAACGCTGGAGACCGCTGCATGA
- a CDS encoding ABC transporter ATP-binding protein, which yields MSTPEPLLNCQAVEAGYGASQVLFGVDLQIAAGEVVSLLGRNGMGKSTTIKTLVGALRPTAGQVRFAGQATTRMPTDAIARLGLAIVPEGRHVFPNLSVREHLVAFADNRNGLRDAWDIERIYGVFPRLKERQHHLGSQLSGGEQQMLAIGRALSTNPRLLILDEATEGLAPVIREEIWRCLGTLKAAGQTILVVDKYVHRLMGLADRHVILERGRVVWQGDSDALNADRSLWARYLTV from the coding sequence ATGAGCACCCCCGAGCCCTTGTTGAACTGCCAGGCCGTGGAGGCGGGCTACGGCGCCAGCCAGGTGCTGTTTGGTGTAGACCTGCAGATTGCGGCGGGCGAGGTGGTATCGCTGCTGGGCCGCAACGGCATGGGCAAAAGCACCACCATCAAGACCCTGGTGGGGGCGCTGCGCCCCACGGCAGGCCAGGTGCGCTTTGCGGGCCAGGCCACCACCCGCATGCCCACCGACGCCATTGCCCGCCTGGGCCTGGCCATCGTGCCCGAGGGGCGCCATGTGTTCCCCAACCTCAGTGTGCGCGAGCACTTGGTGGCGTTTGCCGACAACCGCAACGGCCTGCGCGATGCGTGGGACATCGAGCGCATCTACGGCGTGTTTCCACGCCTCAAAGAGCGGCAGCACCACCTGGGCAGCCAGTTGTCGGGCGGCGAGCAGCAGATGCTGGCCATTGGCCGGGCGCTGTCGACCAACCCGCGCCTCTTGATCCTGGACGAAGCCACCGAAGGCCTGGCCCCGGTGATCCGCGAGGAAATCTGGCGCTGCTTGGGCACGCTCAAGGCGGCGGGGCAGACCATTTTGGTGGTGGACAAGTACGTGCACCGCCTCATGGGTCTGGCCGATCGCCATGTGATCCTGGAGCGCGGGCGTGTGGTGTGGCAGGGCGACTCTGATGCCCTGAACGCAGACCGCAGCCTGTGGGCCCGTTACCTCACGGTGTAG
- a CDS encoding aldo/keto reductase, translating into MKAIQLGHSDLQVTPICLGTMTFGEQVSEADSHAILSHSLARGVNFIDTAEMYSVPAKAETFGATETIIGNWFAKNPGARQKLVLATKVAGPSRGMPWVREGKGMTPADIVASCEASLRRLQTDVIDLYQIHWPERHVPAFGTVYYDPTKETSQTPIHEQLETLAKLVKAGKVRYIGLSNETPYGVHEFVRLAEQHGLPRVATVQNPYCLINRTWENALDETCHRLNVSLLAYSPLGFGLLTGKYDESGITGPNAPQGARIASYESVRKQRWGRPEALAAARRYNQLARDNALTPTQLALAFCYTKWQVASTIIGVTSVAQLDEDLNAWGTTLSPEVLQAIDAIRWEVRDPAL; encoded by the coding sequence ATGAAAGCCATTCAGCTCGGACACAGCGATCTTCAAGTCACCCCCATCTGCCTGGGCACCATGACCTTTGGTGAACAGGTCAGCGAAGCCGATTCCCACGCCATCCTTAGCCACTCGCTGGCACGGGGCGTCAACTTCATCGACACGGCCGAGATGTACTCGGTGCCTGCCAAGGCCGAGACCTTTGGGGCCACCGAAACCATCATCGGCAACTGGTTTGCCAAAAACCCCGGAGCCCGCCAAAAGCTGGTGCTGGCCACCAAGGTGGCGGGCCCCTCGCGCGGCATGCCCTGGGTGCGCGAGGGCAAGGGCATGACGCCCGCTGACATCGTGGCGTCGTGCGAGGCCAGCCTGCGTCGCCTGCAGACCGATGTGATTGACCTCTACCAGATCCACTGGCCCGAGCGCCACGTGCCCGCCTTTGGCACGGTGTACTACGACCCTACCAAGGAAACCTCGCAAACGCCCATCCACGAGCAGCTGGAGACGCTGGCCAAGCTGGTGAAGGCGGGTAAGGTGCGGTACATCGGCCTGTCGAACGAGACCCCCTATGGTGTGCACGAATTTGTGCGCCTGGCCGAGCAGCACGGTCTGCCGCGCGTGGCCACGGTGCAGAACCCGTACTGCCTCATCAACCGCACCTGGGAAAACGCACTCGACGAAACCTGCCATCGGCTGAACGTGTCGCTGCTGGCCTACTCGCCCCTGGGCTTTGGGCTGCTGACGGGCAAGTACGACGAGAGCGGCATTACCGGCCCCAACGCCCCCCAAGGCGCGCGCATTGCCAGCTACGAGTCGGTGCGCAAACAGCGCTGGGGCCGCCCCGAGGCGCTGGCCGCCGCCCGCCGCTACAACCAGCTCGCGCGCGACAACGCCCTCACGCCCACGCAGCTGGCGCTGGCGTTTTGCTACACCAAGTGGCAGGTGGCCAGCACCATCATCGGCGTGACGTCGGTGGCGCAGCTGGACGAAGACCTGAACGCCTGGGGCACCACGCTGTCGCCCGAGGTGCTGCAGGCCATTGATGCCATTCGCTGGGAAGTGCGCGACCCTGCACTGTGA